A window of the Phaseolus vulgaris cultivar G19833 chromosome 5, P. vulgaris v2.0, whole genome shotgun sequence genome harbors these coding sequences:
- the LOC137834374 gene encoding uncharacterized protein: MDEFFRISQCKSAKDMWEVLEVTHEGTEDVKRSRKHSLIQEYELFKIQPEESIVDVQKRFTHIVNHLTGLGKEFDREELNIKILKRLDRSWQPKVTAISESRDLSKQGTAALFGKLMEHGLELKRLKEQETTERKPKGLALKATEQNEIKEEKEDAEDDETISLLTKRFSKFLKKKSRDRNQQKRRYPKPNDSNSSNYTCFGHGKTGHIKTDCPNNQSKDKSTSKRVERSKGRRAYISWEENEVSSTSSSSTENEENNLCFMMKDEESISDLIANKKNQWYLDSGCSKHMTGDLTKFTSLKLKAEGHVTYGDNNRGRILGRGTVGTRNSTTIENVLYVEGLKHSLLNISQLCDKGYKVNFKSNGCTISSDSSGKDNRLCDACVKGLPKEWKTPRDLTLDNVIGNIEKGVSTRKSLNNFCEAMTFVSQVEPKNLNEALKDSN; the protein is encoded by the exons atggatgagttcttcaggatatcccaatgtaagtcagctaaggacatgtgggaagtcttagaagtcactcatgagggtactgaagatgtgaagaggtcaagaaaacattctctcatccaagaatatgaattgtttaaaattcaacccgaggagagcattgttgatgtgcagaaaaggttcactcatattgtgaatcaccttactggcttgggaaaagaatttgacagagaggaactcaacataaagatattgaagcgCCTCGACAGAAgttggcaaccaaaggtgactgccatatcagaaagtcgtgatctgtcaaagcaGGGAACTGCTGCACTCTTTGGAAAGCTAATGGAGCATGGGTTAGAGctcaaaagactcaaagagcaggaaacaacagagagaaaacccaaaggtcttgcactgaaagcaactgaacagaatgagatcaaggaggaaaaagaagatgctgaagatgatgaaacaatcagtcttcttacaaaaagattcagcaaattcctgaagaagaaaagcagagataggaatcaacagaaaagaaggtatcctaaacctaatgattcaaattcctctaactatacttgctttggccatggcaaaacagggcacatcaaaacggattgtccaaacaatcaatcaAAGGATAAATCTACCAGCAAGAGAGTTGAAAGGAGCAAGGGAAGAAGAgcttacatctcatgggaggaaaatgaagtatcttcaaccagcagctcttcaactgaGAATGAGGAAaacaatttgtgcttcatgatgaaggatgaggagtcaatctCTGATTTA attgccaacaagaaaaatcagtggtacttggacagtggctgttccaagcatatgactggagatcttacaaaattcactagcttgaagctcaaagcagaaggacatgtaacctatggtgataataaccgaggaagaattttgggcagaggcactgttggaacaaggaactcaaccactattgagaatgtgctttatgtagaaggactcaagcatagccttctcaacataagtcagctttgtgacaaaggatacaaggtgaaTTTTAAGTCaaatggctgcacaatctcaagtgattcatctggtaag gataacaggctctgtgatgcttgtgtgaaag GTTTGCCCAAAGAGTGGAAAACTCCTAGAGacctaacccttgataatgttattgggaacattgagaaaggagtatcaactaggaaatccttgaacaacttctgtgaagcaatgacctttgtatctcaagtggaacccaagaatctgaatgaagctctcaaggacagcaactaG